Genomic window (Lewinellaceae bacterium):
AGAATTTCTCGGCTCCCAGGTCAAATCCGAAGCCCGCTTCAGTGATCACGAAATCAGAAAGGCTCATGCCCATGCGCGTGGCCAGCACGGAGTTGGTGCCCTGGGCTATATTGGCGAAGGGCCCGCCGTGGAGAATAGCCGGATTGCCCTCCAGGGTCTGCACGAGGTTGGGCTGGATGGCATCTTTAAGCAGGGCGGCCATAGCGCCGTTGGCTTTCAGGTCTCGGGCATAGACCGGGCGTTTGTCGAAAGTAAAGCCGACAAAAATATTGCCGAGGCGCCGTTTGAGGTCGCTCAGGCCTTCGCACAGGCAGAGAATAGCCATGATCTCCGATGCAGCCGTGATGTCAAATCCCGTTTCCCGGGGCACTCCGGAAGCGGTGCCGCCCAGGCCGATAACGATTTTTCGCAGGGCCCGGTCGTTCATATCCATTACCCGTTTCCAGGTTACGGTGCGGGGATCGATCCCCAGCCCCAGGTCTTTGCTTTGCAGGTTGTTGTCAATCAGGGCGGCGAGCAGGTTGTGGGCCTTTTCGATGGCGGCGAAGTCGCCGGTAAAATGCAGGTTGATGTCTTCCATGGGCAATACCTGCGAGTAGCCTCCGCCGGTAGCGCCTCCTTTGATGCCGAATACCGGGCCGAGGGACGGTTCCCGCAGCACGGCCGTGGCCTTTTTGCCAATGCGGTTCAACCCCTGCACCAGCCCGATGGAAGTGGTCGTTTTGCCTTCTCCAGCCGGCGTAGGCGAAATGGCGGAAACCAGAATCAGCTTGTTCTTTTTGATCGCTTCCTGATCGATGAGAGAAAGGGGGAGTTTCGCTTTGTATTTGCCGTAGAGCTGCAATTGGCTTTCTTCAATCCGGAGCTGAGCCGCGATTTCCCGAATGTCGCGCATTTCGGCGGCGCGGGCAATATCAATGTCATTCATGTTATTTGGCCTTATTTAGTTTCTCGTTTGTCGGTATCTGGAGCTGTTAAACGGCTAAAGGCTGCCATTCGGCTGGAAAAATTCGGCGTTGGCCGTATAACAGAAAATTGCACGTTCAATAAAGCAACATTTTGCAGCAAATCCAGTTAAATTTACAGCAGAGTTTTTTCATACTAGTCCAAAGTTTGAGCTGTACCTTTTCGGTGCAGCTTTTTTTTTTGCTTTCCGGCAAATGTCGGAAAAAAAGCGGAAATGCCAGTTTCAACCCTCTTCCTGCGGAAATTCCTCCCTGGTTTTCGGTTCTTTCTGCACGATGGTCCGGTAAGGAAACGGAATTTCGATGCCTTCAAGGTCGAAGCGTTTTTTGATGGATTCCATCAGGTCGCAACCCAGTTCAAAGGCTTCGGCGTTATTCCGGGCCCAGATGTAGGCTCTCAGCCTGACGTAATATTCTCCCAGGGCGATGACCCGGACGAGGATTTCCGGCCTGCCGGCTTGAATCTGCTCGGGCGTCCGGCCGTCTATTTGGAGCGGGTGCCGGAGGGCTTCTTCCTGCATGATGGCACGGGCCCGGTCGATATTGGAATCATAACTAATGTCAATTTCCAGAAATTTACAGATGGTGTCGTCCCCAAAATCGGCATTGACGATGATCTCTTCGCTGATCACGGAGTTGGGGATCAGAATGCGGCGGTTCTCAAAATCCCGGATGACTACATGGCGAAGGGTGATGTCTTCGACTACCCCCTGGAGGCCGTTTTGGAAACGCAGGCGGTCGTTGACGCTAAAGGGCTTGAAGATGACGATGAAAATGCCGCTAATGATGTTGCTCAATGCATGCTGAGAAGCAAAACCTACGGCTACTGCAAGAATGCCGGCGCCGGCGAGCAGAGAGTTGGCAACGGCGCGCAACGAGGGCACGGAATACACCGCCCAGCTAAAGCCCACGATATAGATAATGCCGGTGATGGCATGGCGGAGGAAAACGTAATTGGTGGGGTCGTTGCGGATGAGCAGGCTGTTGCGCCGGATAAAACGGCGAAACAAACGGTTGAAGAGGAACGCTATGAGCATGGTGCCGGCCACGATCCCCATGCTAATGGCCAGCACTTCAAAGTTCATTTTCAATTGGTCGAACATAAAGAACAGCTTGTTGTCTGAAAATTCTATTGCATGAGTTCTTCGAGCAGCGCCTTATCATCGTCGAGCGACCGGAAAAGGCGGGACCGAAATTTGTTTTTTGTGTTGAAAAGGGTAGAGGCCATCTTGTCGATAGCCACCATAGACAACACCGTTTGTATATAGGCGTCGACGAGGTCGTCGAGCCCCAGCCCCAATTTGTTGAAATCCCTCCTGTCCATCAGCATGAGCCGGTTGGTGTCGGAGCCCCAGCTGTTGTCGCCTTCTTTGATGGACAGGTTGGTGCCGAGCATATCCCAGGAACTGGCGCCTTCCTCGATGTAGTTGGACAGCGGCTTGTCGGCGCGCCGGGCGTAAATAGAAAGGGGGCGAATACCCTGGCTTGTAGAACTGACCATCATGCGCAGGTCGGCAACGTAGGTATTGCCTTTCGAGCTGGGCACGGTGCCGATGTGATAGAGCTTGCCCCGGCTGCTGGTGGAGCTCCAGTTGTAATTGCCGATAAGGCTTTGCACGATGAAGCGCCGGTAGTGAAATTCCGCATTCATAAAGGCTTCCAGTTCCTGCTCGTTGACAATGGTGAAAACACCCTGCCCGGCATTGCTGTACGGAATCTTTACCACTGCCTGCCCCCCCAGTTTGCGGACCCAAATGGGCACTTCTTCCAGGCTAACGTCCCAGATGGTTTCCGGTGTAAGGATTTCCATGCCGCTGCCCTCCAGCTCTGCATTGAAAATGTCATAGGCTTTGGACGCCAGCATTTTATTGCGGCCGCCGGCCAGGCAGGCAATAATGGGGTTTAAGATCAGCGTTTTGCTCTGTATGGGCAGGCGGGTCCAGGGCCGCTGGGTCAGGTACCGGAAAGCAGCCCTGATCTGATGCCATTCGCCGTCTTCTCCCTTTACGCTCATAATGCCATCCTCAAAATACACGTGGGGGTCTTCATCGTCCTGGTAATAGGAAATGTAATGCACTTTCTCATTGAATACGTCGGCCATGGCACGGGCGTAACCCAGGGCTTCCATCGGGTTTTTATCGTAGATCACTGCCAGGCCGCCGGCCAGGCTGCGCTTTTTGCTCTTGATCAGCGGCTTGATGGTCCTTTCCATCAGCAAGCGGTACCCCCCCTGCTCCTGGTTGTCGTCTAATAAAGGCATGGATTTCTGGCCCGAAGGGCAGGAATTGTTTTCAATAACCACCATCTGCCGCTTGCCTTCTTCATTGGTTACGTGCATCAGGTCGGCGCCGGCCCAGATGAAATACTTGGGTTTGTAGGTGAGCAGAGACTTGAGCATTTCCGGTTTTACCGTTGGGTGCAAATGGCAATACCTCTTGATGATGCGGTCTTCGGTGAGGTGCAGGAAGAAGGAGATCATGGGGTGGATGGTGGCGTTCAGGGCTTTGGCGTACCAGTGGTCTGCTGGTTCAAATTGGCCGGGAGAGACAAGTTGCGACTTCATGCTGCGGTTTTATTGGCTTTGTGATATTTAACCATTTTACATAGGGCAGAAAGGTATTAAAAAAACGGGCTAAGTTGGAGGAGCGCAGCCTTTATTTTAGTGTTATTAATCATTGCCAGGATAAAGAGAATGGCCATGGCTAAAGGTTGAAAATATCCCCCGGCTTCAGGCGCGGCCCTTCTTCCAAATCCATCATTGCATTGAAAAGCCGGATTTCCTGAAATTCGGAGATGCTTTGGGGCGGGATATTGGCAGATGACAGCCGCCCGCCCGCCAGAAGAGCGGCGCGCCGGGTGCCGGGCAGCAGAGGTGCGGCGGGGGTGACCCAGCGGGCTCCGTCAAAGAGGGCAACATTGGCGTAGGAAGTATCGGTTATCAAGCCGTTTTTTACCATCAGGATGTCATCGGCGGCGCCGCGCCGGCCGAGCAGTGCCATTATCTTTGCCCGGCCTGCATACTTATAGCTATAGTCCAGCCCGTCGGCCAATACCAGCCTTAGTTTTTTTAAAGGCCGGATGGAATAGGGGGTGAATTCTACTTTTTTGATGTGCATGTCGTAAAGCACTCTGCATTTGTACAACCCCTCTTCCGCTTCCGGAGGCACCTTGATGTCCTGGAGGTTAATGCTGTAGCTGTAATGGAGGAATAAATCCCGGCAACTGCGGGTTACCCGCTCCTGGTGCCATTCCAGGTTTTGCAAGTGCCCGCCCTCGCACCGGATCGTTTCCAGCAGAAGCTTTTTCATCGGGCAATCAATTCAGGCCTGGCGGCAAAGGGCAGGTAGACTTTGCGCAACATTTCTTCGTATTCTTCAATTTCCCTGCTCCCGGCGGTAATGCCGCCTCCGCTTTTAAACAACATCCCGCCGGCGGTTTGTTCGATGAAGCGGATCATCACTCCGCTGTCCATCTGCTTGCCGTCGAAAATGCCGCAGATGCCAGTGTAGTAGCCTCTCGCCTGCCTTTCGGCCGCCTGAATGATCTCTATTGTTTTTTGCTTCGGCGCCCCGCTGATGGAGCCGGCAGGCAACAGTTGGAAGATGATGTCTCCCAAATGGCCTGGGTAGCCGGCCGGCAATTGCCCGGCTATCTCGGAACTGCTTTGCAGCAAACCGCCCTGGTGTGTTTCGATTTTCTCGATGTAGCGGTATCGCTTTACCCGAACCCTTTCTGCCACCATGCTGAGGTCATTGCGGATGAGGTCAACGATGGTAGCGTGCTCGGCTCTTTCTTTAGGGCTTTTCATCAATTGGCGCTCGGCTTCCGGCACAGCGGCGTCGATCGTGCCTTTCATGGGGAAAGAGGCGATTTGCCCGTTCTCGTCAATGGTGACAAAGGATTCCGGTGAAAAACATACGAACTGCCCGTTCAGCCACAGGCGGTATTTGGCCCGGCTGGCAAAAAAGGCTTCTTTCAGGCTGTAATTGGTCGAAATGGCGGTTGGGAAAGCAAGGTTTACCAGGTAAGTGTTCCCGCCCTTGAGGTTGTCCATTACCAGCTGAAAGGCACTGCCGTACAGAGAACGGGGCATGGGAAACTTCTCGAAAAAAGTTGCTTTTTTGCGATAATGGCGCTCCTGGAAATTGCGCCTGCCGTTGATGTCGTAAAGCAGGCTCGCTGCCGGCGCATCGCTCAGTTTGATGACGATGGGCCGTTCCATTTCAAAGTCAATGATGAAGAGGAACGGCTCCCCCTGGCTTCCCCAATTGTTCATCCGGCGGATGGCCTCCTCTCGGATAAGCGTTTCGATCATTCGTTCGTTTTTCACTCCGCCTGTTATGACGGCAAATTACCGCTTTGTAACGCCTGGGGGTAGGGTAGGGTTTAGATGGTGTATTTGCGTATATGTGAGGGTGTCGCTAAAAGTAAGCCGTCGTTGAGCACAAACTTCAGCAGCCCGCCCAACAAGGCCGCCCACAGGATGACGACGCCGTATTTTATTCCAGGTAGAACTGAGCTTGCCAATATACTCCTGAAATCAAAAAAAAATACCCGGAATGAAATCCAGTCAGGGCTTTCATCCCGGGCAATGGCCAGGGCCTGGCCGTAGAAAATTAGTTTTTACTTTCCGCCGCCCAGCTCGTTGATCTTATATTTGGCGCGCTCGCTGTACTTGGCGTCTTTGACCATCTTGTAGGCTTCTACAGCAGCATCGGCCTTGCCCATAGCTTCCAGGCTTTCCGCCTTAGCCATGTAGTATTTGCTGGCATCCCCTTCGCCCGCCATCGCTATGGCTTTGTCGGCGTGCTCCACTGCTTTTTCGGCATTGCCTTTTTCTTTCAGGGCATGAGCGAGGTAATAGTGGACTTCGGGGCTCTCTTTCTTTTCCAGGAAAGCCATGGCGTATTCGATGGTGGCGTCCCATTTCTTATCCCCCCAGGTGACCGCTACGATGTTTTCGGCCTTGCTGTACATCTGCTCGGCCTTGTCGGCTTTTTTGGACTTGAGGCAAACGTCGCCGGCATCGATATAGGCTTTCACTGCCCCGGCCGTCTGATCCACCCCTTCCAGCGCCTGGGCGCGGCCAATATAGTTGGCGTAGAAACTGGAAGAAAAGGAGATGCCTTTGTCATAAGTGGCCAGCGCCGCCTCAGAATCGTCGGATTTGCGCTGGTCGTTGCCCACGTAATAAGCGGCAATGGCGCCGTTGCGTTTGGCCAGCTTGATCACCTTGGCGTCCGATTCAGATTCCGGGTCGGCTGCTTCGATGGCTTGCTCCATCAACGGAAGCGCTGTGGCGTAGTCTTTGGCCTTGATCAGCTCCAGCCCCTGGTTGTAAAGGCTCGCTGCCGATTCCTGGGCATTCAGCGCTAAAGTGGACAATAAGATTAATGCGACGGTAGTCAGATAAGTAAAATGTTTCACAGTTTATTTTATGTTTTGGTTAAACAAAGATTTGCAAAAATATTATTCTTTGTAGAAAAGAAGAAATAAGTGCTGGTTTTGGTTGGCTGTGGGACGAAAGAAAATAGTTTGTATGGCAAGTACCTAAACGGGAGAAAGGGGAGGAATGTTAACAGGGGCATGGGCTTGCCGCTGGTTCGCTTGTAGTTACGGACGATTAGTGTAGTTGGCATAAAATTAAAGGGCTTGCAGATCTTCTTCTATCCGTTCCGCATTTCCGGTGTCGTATTCTCGTGCAATGGAAAGGGCTTTTTGCAACCATTCCTCAGCCTGCTTTTTTTGACTTTGGGTTTTGTAAACCAATCCGATGTTGGCGTAGGTGATGTCCAATTCGTGAAGGTGTTGCGTTTTTTCGTTCCACTCGATGGCTTTCTGGTATTGTTCCAGGGCTTTGTCCCATAACCTTTGCTCTTCAAATACCCTTCCCATTTGGTGGTAGGAGCTGCCAAGTTGGTGAAGCTGTTGCGTTTTTTCTTTCCACTCGATGGCTTTCAGGTATTGTTCCAGGGCGTTGTCCCACAATCTTTGCTCTTCAAATACTCTTCCCATTTGGTGGTAGGAGCTACCAAGTTGGTGAAGCTGTTGCGTTTTTTCGTTCCACTCGATGGCCTTCTGGTATTGTTCCAGGGCGTTGTCCCACAACCTTTGCTCTTCAAATACCCTTCCCATTTGGTGGTAGGAGTTGCCAAGTTGGTGAAGCTGTTGTGTTTTTTCGTTCCACTCGATGGCCTTGTGGTATTGTTCCAGGGCGTTGTCCCACAACCTTTGCCCTTGAAATACCATTCCCATTTGGTGGTAGGAGTTGCCAAGTTGGTGAAGCTGTTGCGTTTTTTCGTTCCACTCGATGGCCTTCTGGTATTGTTCCAGGGCGTTGTCCCACAATCTTTGCTCTTCGAATACCCTTCCCATTTGGTGATAGGAGTTGCCAAGCCGGTGAAGCTGCTGCGTTTTTTCTTTCCACTCAATGGCTTTATGGTATTGTTCCAAGGCTTTATCCCACAATCGTTGCTCTTCAAATACCATTCCCATTTGGTGGTAATCTGCTCCTAAATCTTCCGGATTATCATATTCTGTATTCAGCTCCACCGCTTTTTTAAAAGAGGCCAACGACCGATCAAATTTCCGGGAAAGCCGGTAGGCTTCTCCCTGCTGAAAGTAGATATAGGACATCCCTCTCGGGTCGTTCAACCGGCTTTGCAGGCCCAGTGCTTTTTTGAAGCATAACTTCGCTTTTTCCAGCTCAAATACTTCCAGGTATTCTTCTCCCAAAAGTTTCTGGATATGGAGCATGTCCCGCAGAATTCGCTCCCGGTCGTCGCCCGACTGATCCAAACGCTCGTAGCGGGCTTCCAGTTCCTCCACGCGGTTCAGGCGCTCGGGCGTAAAGCCGGTGGCTTCCAATTTGCCCTCATAACCCACCGGCTCCCGGTCTACTTCATCTTCCGGGCTGCGGAAGTGGAACTGGTACTGCACCCAGTCCCAAAAATCCGGCGCTTCGGATCGCAGGCGCTTGAGGGTAAAATGATTCACCCAAAGCAGGAGGATGCAGGGAAATTCCCGGAAGATCAGCTCGCGCTCGAAGTTGAGTTCGGGGAGTAGTTTGTTCTCCTCCCGTTGCCGCTCTTCCAACAGGCTGTGCTCCAGGCCCGTGAGGTGGAAGCAGTGTTGCAATAACCCATTTTCGGATGTGGGAAGTACTCCTACCTGCTTTTCCAGGTACCGGTGCAGAGAAACGACCTGTTGCCCGGAAGTATCCAGTATTCTATGCTGATATTGGGAATACCTCTCTTTCAGCAATTCAATGGCCGCTTCCCGCCCCTGCTGGTTATCAAAGGTACAAACCACCACCACCGGCTTTCTGCGCTCTTCCAGCACATAGTCGAGTTCCGGCCATATTTCCGGGTTGGCGGCTAATATTCTGGCAGGGGTCGTAGCCATTATTGGATGAAGCCTTTTAGTAAAGGATTGACTTTGCGGTCGCCGTTATATTTTAAAACAGCCAGGGAAAAGAGGAGTTCTCTGACATCTTCGTCCGCGTGGAGGTAGTTGCCGTTGCGAATGATATCGACATGGGCTTTTTCCAGCTTTTCGAATAGCTCCTGGCCCAGCAATTTTATGGCTGCCCGGGCGTGGGGCAGCTCCACCTTTTTGCCCAGCGCTTTCCTCATGGCCGTGCTGGCAATCTTCAGCAACTGCCGGGGGCAGCCGCCGGAATGATGTACGATCTCCAGCAGGGCATCTTCCTCAAAATAAAGCTCCTGGCTGACCCTACGGGTAACGATCTCAGTAAACAATGGGGCATTATTTTTCGTGATCCGAAACATGGGCAGCATCACCCGCTCATAGGAATCCGCAGAAACGCCGGTTTGTATATCATAGGCGGCATTGATCGGCACCGCGCAGATCATATTGACATTTAGCCCCCGGATGAGGAAGGAATCGTTCACAAAGAGGTTCTTGTAGATGTCGTAGCGGATCTTTTCCGTGCCGTCAAAGACCAGCAGCAGGTCGCGCCCGAGGTGTTTTACCCGAATTTGCTCGCGTATCTGTTGGATCAGCTCGTTGAGGCGGCTCTGCAGTTTAAGCGGCTCCTTTTTGATTTTTTCCCGTAGTTTGCGCGAGGTTTTGGTCGAACCCGTGAAGAAGGGTTTGATGCCGATCCCCAGAGATAGCCACTTCCAGAAGCTAAAACCCGCTTTAGCCTCTCCCTCGACGGTGATCCCTTTTTCAGAAGCAAACTCCTTTTCGATCTCTTCCTCTTCCAGTGCCCAGTCTTTGGCGAGTTCGTCCAGTTGAGCAAAGCTGATATCCAGGTTGTAGGCCTGCGCCAGGCTGATCAATTGGGCAATGATGGAAACGAAGAAATCCTCCGGCTCAAAGTGCGCGATCTCCAGTTCCTTTTCCATGTCGATAAAGGTAGAAATGTAGCGCTCCGGGCTGTTGAGGTATTCGTGGATGCGGAACAATTCGAGAGATTTCCCGCAACCGCGGTGGCCAGAGAAGATGATCTTCAGGTAGCTGGGCGTCATGTCCATCAGCTGATCTTCTTCAATGCCCAGCAGGTACATCATTTCGTTGCGGTAATCCGAGCCTCTGGCGATATCCAGTTCCACATAGAGGCTGGCTTGGGTATACTGGCGGATATCGAAATCCACCTCCAATACTTCGCGGGCGCGAAATTTATTTTCTTCCGGAAATTGGTACATCAAATTCATTCGTTTAAGACGAATAAAGATAATAAAAATAACGGTACCTACTCTGCCAATTCCAAAGGAACAGGAACCAACAAGAAAGCCCATCCGGAGCAACCCCCCGGATGGGCCAAAGACTTGACAAGTTTTTCCGATGAACCCTTGAGCGTAAACTTGTCAAGTCTCACACACCTCACCGCTTCACCACCCGCTTCACACCCCGAAATGCCTCATGCTCCACCGTCACGACATACAAACCGTCTGGGAGTCCCGTCAGTTCAACCGGTAACGACAGGTGTTCTGTGCGCTTATCTGCCTGCTGTTGCAAGACTATCTGCCCCAGGGTATTGCGCACTTCCACTGACAAATCACCTCTTACCTCATTATCCATCTCCAGCTGAAGTGCCCCGGTGGTAGGGTTGGGAAAGGCTTTCATCGTGGCGCTGATGTCTTCCGGCTCGGAAGTGCCCGTCAGGTCCAGCAGGAAGGGCTGCGACAGGGCGGCGCAGCCGTCGGGGCCGAACACCTCGACGATGTAGTTGCCGGAACTCTGCGGGACAATCGTTTGCTGAGTGGCGCCGTTTATCGGCGCTCCGTTGAGGCACCACTGGTAGCCGTTGGCCGCGCTCGATACCAGTTGCCCGCCCTGGAAGCTAACCGTAGGCGTAGGCGGACTGATGATGCTCACCACAAATTGTTCCTCGCTTTCACACCCCAGGTTGTTGCGGCCGAGTACGGTAAATTCCCAGTCTTCGTAAAGGGTAACCGTCAAGACTGGCCCTTCGAACACCAGGGTGCCGCTGCGCTGATCGTACCACTCGTAAGCGCTGGCACCGCTGGCCGTAAGGGTGAAAGGCTGGCCGCCGCAGGGCGAGCCCTGAGTGATGGATACATTTATGTTTGGCAACGGTACCACTTCGATGAAGTTGGGCGCGGTAATGCCATTGCTGCCAAAGGCATTGCCGCTGGTCAGGCTGACGTCGTAAAAGCCTGGGTTGTTGTACTGTACGAAGGGGTGCTGGGCATTGCTGCTGGAGGGTGCCCCCCCTTCGAACTGCCAGAGCCATCCATTGGGGAAGTTGCTCGAATAATCCTGAAACTGCACCAGCTCGCCGGCGCAGACCCGGGTACGGCCCACGCCAAAGTCCACCTCGGGTACGCCGGAAGTGTAGTCGAGCCCGTCGATGAAGGAAATCTCGTCCAGGTACAGGTTGTTGCCCCAGCCGGAGAGGTTGGCCAGCACGAGGTGCACGCTGGGCTGCCCGGCCAGGGGCGCCAGGGATATCTGGTTCCAGTCCCACTGATTGCCGTTGGGT
Coding sequences:
- a CDS encoding formate--tetrahydrofolate ligase, with amino-acid sequence MNDIDIARAAEMRDIREIAAQLRIEESQLQLYGKYKAKLPLSLIDQEAIKKNKLILVSAISPTPAGEGKTTTSIGLVQGLNRIGKKATAVLREPSLGPVFGIKGGATGGGYSQVLPMEDINLHFTGDFAAIEKAHNLLAALIDNNLQSKDLGLGIDPRTVTWKRVMDMNDRALRKIVIGLGGTASGVPRETGFDITAASEIMAILCLCEGLSDLKRRLGNIFVGFTFDKRPVYARDLKANGAMAALLKDAIQPNLVQTLEGNPAILHGGPFANIAQGTNSVLATRMGMSLSDFVITEAGFGFDLGAEKFFDIKCQSSGLSPRAVVLVATVRALKYHGGVALSDLKSPNHKAVGKGMENLEKHLENIKLFGLPAIVAMNRFESDSKEELQAIEQRCQKLGVPVVLSDVWAKGGAGAEELARVVAEVAENSQSAFRPLYDWNWSVEDKIKAVATKIYGAKAIDYTSKARADLRKIKQLELENLPVCIAKTQKSLSDNPKLLGRPKDFVVTVREIEIAAGAGFLIPITGDIMRMPGLPSRPAAENIDIDENGNISGLF
- a CDS encoding mechanosensitive ion channel family protein, encoding MFDQLKMNFEVLAISMGIVAGTMLIAFLFNRLFRRFIRRNSLLIRNDPTNYVFLRHAITGIIYIVGFSWAVYSVPSLRAVANSLLAGAGILAVAVGFASQHALSNIISGIFIVIFKPFSVNDRLRFQNGLQGVVEDITLRHVVIRDFENRRILIPNSVISEEIIVNADFGDDTICKFLEIDISYDSNIDRARAIMQEEALRHPLQIDGRTPEQIQAGRPEILVRVIALGEYYVRLRAYIWARNNAEAFELGCDLMESIKKRFDLEGIEIPFPYRTIVQKEPKTREEFPQEEG
- a CDS encoding aminotransferase class IV, whose protein sequence is MKKLLLETIRCEGGHLQNLEWHQERVTRSCRDLFLHYSYSINLQDIKVPPEAEEGLYKCRVLYDMHIKKVEFTPYSIRPLKKLRLVLADGLDYSYKYAGRAKIMALLGRRGAADDILMVKNGLITDTSYANVALFDGARWVTPAAPLLPGTRRAALLAGGRLSSANIPPQSISEFQEIRLFNAMMDLEEGPRLKPGDIFNL
- a CDS encoding aminodeoxychorismate synthase component I yields the protein MIETLIREEAIRRMNNWGSQGEPFLFIIDFEMERPIVIKLSDAPAASLLYDINGRRNFQERHYRKKATFFEKFPMPRSLYGSAFQLVMDNLKGGNTYLVNLAFPTAISTNYSLKEAFFASRAKYRLWLNGQFVCFSPESFVTIDENGQIASFPMKGTIDAAVPEAERQLMKSPKERAEHATIVDLIRNDLSMVAERVRVKRYRYIEKIETHQGGLLQSSSEIAGQLPAGYPGHLGDIIFQLLPAGSISGAPKQKTIEIIQAAERQARGYYTGICGIFDGKQMDSGVMIRFIEQTAGGMLFKSGGGITAGSREIEEYEEMLRKVYLPFAARPELIAR
- a CDS encoding tetratricopeptide repeat protein; this translates as MATTPARILAANPEIWPELDYVLEERRKPVVVVCTFDNQQGREAAIELLKERYSQYQHRILDTSGQQVVSLHRYLEKQVGVLPTSENGLLQHCFHLTGLEHSLLEERQREENKLLPELNFERELIFREFPCILLLWVNHFTLKRLRSEAPDFWDWVQYQFHFRSPEDEVDREPVGYEGKLEATGFTPERLNRVEELEARYERLDQSGDDRERILRDMLHIQKLLGEEYLEVFELEKAKLCFKKALGLQSRLNDPRGMSYIYFQQGEAYRLSRKFDRSLASFKKAVELNTEYDNPEDLGADYHQMGMVFEEQRLWDKALEQYHKAIEWKEKTQQLHRLGNSYHQMGRVFEEQRLWDNALEQYQKAIEWNEKTQQLHQLGNSYHQMGMVFQGQRLWDNALEQYHKAIEWNEKTQQLHQLGNSYHQMGRVFEEQRLWDNALEQYQKAIEWNEKTQQLHQLGSSYHQMGRVFEEQRLWDNALEQYLKAIEWKEKTQQLHQLGSSYHQMGRVFEEQRLWDKALEQYQKAIEWNEKTQHLHELDITYANIGLVYKTQSQKKQAEEWLQKALSIAREYDTGNAERIEEDLQAL